The genomic region aattaggtaatctaattgtatttttcacaTTCAATGTCTGCAAACAAGGTAGCTTGCATATAGATGGTGGCAATTCTTCCACACCACTATTTTAGAGACTCAATAGCTTCAACAGCTTCAATTTTTCGATTCCTTTGGCAAATTCAGATTCTCAAATAACCTTCCAATGCTAAGACTTTGAGAGATTTGAAAATCCCAAAcgtaatgtaattataccaaaatgtATCTCGCCAGTCCGTTTTGAGGAATAAAAAAGATCTTATGTTCTTATTTTCCCCAATCCTGTAACTAAGATCGTTATCCACTCCGTCCATATGGATAGCCAATCTATTTGTTTTACAAATTGAAGACTCTTCTCCTCCCATCTTTTTATCTATAACCTCCAGaaatccttctttttttccttttgacaAACAAAAATCTGGTATCATGTCATGAAGCCGGCATGACTTAAACCTATTATATAGCGGCAACTTGTCTATTTCCACTTCAACCATACACCTATTTGCTAGCTCGAATAAATACCGTTCTGCCACATCCCTCAAACTTTCTCCTCTTCCCTTATCTTTGGAACAAATCATTCCTTCAGCCATCCAtagtaaatatagtttttctatatctatttcttcatcttctttaaAGCCATCCAtagtaaatatagtttttctatatctatttcttcatcttctttaaAACAAGCCAAATACAAAAGACATAGTTTCAGATTGTAAGGGAGCACATTGTAACTCAAATCTAGTATTTGATTTACTCCTTTGTCATTCTCCAAACCTCTCCCATGTAGAAGGTACGAATCAAGATTTCTACACACATTTTTCATTCTATTGATGCCTTTTCATGACGAAGAGTTCCTCCAATAACTGAAATGGGTAATGGTAAATAACcacatttttttactatttccCTTCCATATTCTTCCAACAACTTTATTTCAGTGTAGCTATCTCTGAATACATAATCAATGAATGTcagttaattcaaaatattataaaatttgaatttcttataaatatgtatagtaattaaaacaaatcaaaacaagaGAATTTCGTCCTGTActttcaacaaataaaaaatagaaataaaatctgAAAGCATAACTTTATATTGCTGAATCCATTTCTTTGTAAGCTTTCTAAATGTTTGATTCCTTTTATGTCttaaacaaattttgtatcaagaaataaattttaaattgctattcaatagcattttatacatatagatcaacttgaaatttacataagaaaattcaaacaagaatCAAGATTTCTACACACATTTTTCCATTCTATTGATGCCTTTTCATGATGAAGAGTTCCTCCAATAACTGAAATGGGTAATGGTAAATAACcacatttttttactatttccCTTCCATATTCTTCCAACAACTTTATTTCAGTGTAGCTATCTCTGAATACATAATCAATGAATGTcagttaattcaaaatattataaaatttgaatttcttataaatatgtatagtaattaaaacaaatcaaaacaagaGAATTTCGTCCTGTActttcaacaaataaaaaatagaaataaaatctgAAAGCATAACTTTATATTGCTGAATCCATTTCTTTGTATGGCTTTCTAAATGTTTGATTCCTTTTAcgttttaaacaaattttgtatcaagaaataaattttaaattgctattcaatagcattttatacatatagattaacttgaaatttacataagaaaattcaaacaatcttGTCATCatgaaaactataaaaaaacattagacttaacaaaataatctttttcgctaaatatatactattaatgATATCTTTAGTATCattactcttttttcttttgtcactaactagagaaagaagattcaaaatcaataaaataaaacaagaaattttacaaactaACCTTGCGAATAGTTGTTCGGGAATGCTATCTTTTGAAGGAGCTCACAtccttcatcttcatccaaaCACTTGAGATTGTGGACGTATCCTCTGGAAGCAATGTTTTGATTTCTGGTTGTGAGCAAAACTTTGCTATCTGCCTCTGCAATGGGAAAGGCACGCCTTAAGCAATTCCAATGATCAACTTCCCAAACATCATCCAAAACTAGGAGACATTTTCTATCTCTTTGTACTTGGTAAAACTTTCTGACCAATGTATCTTTGTCTTGCTCTTCACTTTCATTCGGAAGAAGTTGCTTTAATAGTCGTCGAAAAATAGTTTTGGGTTGAAATTGCTGACTTACACAAACCCAAGCACGATATTTGAAGCACCGTTGCACGGCCTCCCCATTGTAAATTTTagtagcaagagtggtctttcCCAATCCTCCCATGCCACATATGGAAATCACTCCATTTGATTTGTCATCAGTTGTCAGAACTGATTCTAACTGTTTAATATCCTCCTTTATtcctacaaaaatatttttcaacctCATGCCTATACGTTCTTCTTGACCTATCGGTATCATCTACCAATCTTGATGAGTTGTCTCCTACACTCATAGACTCCGACTATTTGGTGAGGTCGGACATACGAGACTTGATATCTTTAATGTCTTCTTCGATTTGGTGCATTCTTGATCACTCGCTCAAATATACAAGTGAATCTTTTGAGAACCATTTTAAagccttttccttttcttctggACACCACTTCAATGACATATCTTTCTAGCACATTCTCAGCTTGAATGGACAAATCGCGAAGTTCAGCGATCCAATTCTGGACTGTCTGTGAATTGTACCGATCTTGCCTCCTATCAGCATCCTTCAAGAAACAGTGCATGATGTTGAGCTGCCTACGGACTTCCTCAACCTCACCGCCCACACTCGATAGAAACTTTGCTTCCTCAATCAATAAGTCCCGAAGTGTTTCAAGAGCAATTGTTGCAACAGAATCAACCATTTTACTTTGTATTTGGGTGATTTTCTGGAGAAATGTGTTGGATCAGTAGCGGCTAATTGCAAAGTGGATGGATGTTATTGATCTCTTTAATTCACCAACTGCCTTCGTTTTATATATGCGCATACAAACTTGTATCCCTACTTGACACAAATTCTACGCATGctacaaattattttctcctcTTATGTTGTCTTGTAAATTGGAAGTTTTAGATTCTTTCTCCCATATTTCACACTTTCTTGATtctcacttttaatttaagttaaagCAAAAGAATCGACTACTCATAACACAAGTTCAAGAAATTCCTTtcagatttaatttaaattctactCATAGGtacaaattcttttctcctctttcacacaattttattgatgGGTATTGactcaatccaaatataatttatattttttaatgtgtttggatttggaCCTAGgtttagtaatatttattggGTTTGAGTATGAGTCTGAGTAGGGTCTCACCCTATCCATTGACACCCCTATACTATCAATGTATCCATATCAAATTAGTGATTGGTTAActataatactaattttaataagatGTGAATGCCAAAATGCACTTAAGTGTGAAGCACATGGACTACAATCAGTCTATGGGAAAAGTATTTCAATTgctatgcattttttattcatttaaaagaatgttaaataaatctatgaattcacatccatcttaaacataaaaattagaaaaattaataacataagaCGTACATGGCTCACCCAATTTGAGCTACATCCAACAAATAGAACGTTTACGACATCGaaaaatgatgatgaggagTGTGCAAAATGACTTTCAGAAGTAATACAACTCtagtctaaaaaatataagtctTGGACTATTACATGATACTGAAATAGAGCATGATAACTTAAAGTACcttattaataagaaaatttaaactatatgataatttacatataaaatctGGGATACATGAATAGTTGTGATTGTTTGAAATCCAACATTCTTGTCCTATGCTACACATACTTAGAAGAGTACATAGCGTCCTTTGTGAGTACATAACAGGCAAAAGTCCATTCGATGGTTTGCTTGGCTTCTCTCTGGTGAAAATCTCTATGCTTTCCATAACTCAACtttgtcaaatcaaataaCTCTTTTACGGTATGTTTTTGAACTGTGGATCCTGATCCGGCTTTATGTAACTCATGAATCTGCATCATCGACTTTGTCTTAGTGGGAGAAACTTGTGTGATTGTGAATGTGgcactgaaaaaaaaaacccgaTTTGGAATGGATATTTTGTAACGGGTATGTGAAAAATCCTTCAGACTTCTGTGTTCTTACCTGCTCTCACCTACTCTCTCCTGCTTCTAGCTAGCACCTCTGTATTGGTGGAATAGGGACTCCTTAAAGTTGCCGACTGCTAAAGCATTTGCCAAggattttttcattaatcaagAACGATAGATAATTCATCCATATATATCCTCAACTTAGGAATCGtgagaaaaatcattgttatcatatACCTCTATTACTCATCCAAATAGACAAACTCCCACACGTTGTAGCATTTAGTCTAATAAACAAACTAGATAAAAGCAAACCAACAACATAAATGTCTATTTGGTTGATCATTGTATTAACTTTCTTCACTCTTGATCAAGTCATCACGAATGCATAGCCACCTCCGTCCTGATGCATCATGGCATCTATAGAATCTCCGTCCTCCATTTCCATCTATGTATAAAGTCAAAAGTagcaatacaaataaaaaagtttcataGTTATTACATGTTTACGTTAGCAAAAGCAAGCGATATGGAAGACTTATGTGCACGTGACTTTTCCGTCCGAAAATCAGCCATGCATCATAAGCACAAAAACATTACTATGCATTAGAACTTCAAAACTAAACTATACTTGCGAATGATAATACATCAACGCAAACTAATGCAAATGCAAGAGAATGATTATATTTCTGCTatcaaaatgttatttttcgGCAAATTTCATCATTGTTTTCTTTGATCTTACAATGGtaggaacaaaaattttacttatatagtaaaaaaggggttaaatgcagtttaccccatgtgatatgtgaaatgaacaaatattttctagggaaaaaaattgcaaattaccCCACTATTTAGatgggtggggggtgggggtaattggtttcatttttcaagacacatggggtaatttgctattttattcacaacagtttttttttacatttctcatatcacggaggtaaattgcatatttcCTATTTGTGCAGCAATTTGTGCATATCGTTACAGagtcatatttaatattaaattctaGCATCAAAGACGGAAATAAAGATGTTACGTGAAAGTATCAATAGACGTTACCTCCAGGGGAGTTTTTGAAGCTTTGACGCGTTGGTCATCGTACACAAATGCTATTGCATCGtagtttaatttcttctgGTTATAGTAAGATGTAAATAAGTGTTGTAGTCTTTTGTCGAGCGAAAACCGGTAGTAAACCTCGTCCTCGTCCTGCaatgacataaaaattaagtagttCAAAGATAACTTGcatcaagaattaaataaCTACATTTGTATTACTGTGAGATATTCTGAATACgtatatctattattattaattattgatctgaactcaaatatataattcatgggtgaatagcaatttgcaccctgtgatattataaatgagtaaattagtcttttataggaaaaaaaaaagatagggaggtagattggtgtattttaaattatataaggaggtaaatctaGGTCCTTCTCTAGCGATTCTTGTAAGTTTTGGTCATGCACTTGAACCCTCCTATTTGAAGGCATATAAACCTGCTCTGACCAGACACTTTATAGCTCCTCTAGCAAGGCCCTTAAGTCTTTATTTGAGTAGGCACCCCCAAATTATTCTCTTTTGATGAGGCACACATATTTTGCTCCGTGCAAGCACACAACTTCTGTTCATAATAGATATATCTCCattattaacattttcttttagaaaaataaagcccTAAACTTGAGTAGACAACCATTAAGCCTTAATCCATGGAGGCACACGAGCTTTCCTCCATAGAGACAAATAAGCCCTACTCCTACAGGAAAGACGTGCTATAATAGCTagtatttggaaaaaaaatgccATCTATACTCACAAAAGGCAGTTAATGACACCATCGcaccaatttttgaatatcgCAATTGCACCCCTagttaaattgatttaaaaattaattttaattactcctatttttttgtttacaaaaTTGATTATGCATCATTTTAATACTACTAcactaactttttttattgtgtcgataataccttaagttttttttttttgaaatgtgatttgttggtttatatattttgttcttaattatatatcatatattttaaaatatgaaaaattatttttatatgcacGCAAGAATGACGTGCCACGACGAATAACtagcataatttaaaagatattgacAGCTTGTTACAacattaatacaaattaatagtTCAATGAActcaacttctttttttcttggaaaaattgtaattttcgtTCTATAAGAATGGAAGgtaacacttttggtccacttaaaatttattctagCAACGAAGGATAatagtttaagaaaaaaaaaaaaggcagcACATTGCGGACATTTGTCTCTGAAAATTTTCCCTAGTTACAGTTGCCATGCACATAATATGCACGTGacattttccaataaaattggTTATTTCATTGGTgaatacaaagaagaaaaagtatcaacattatgaaaaaaagcAAATCAAAGATAGTTAATTCATCCATATCCTCAACTTAGAATAGTGAGAAAAATCTAAACTCATTTATTCTACTaacttatatatgtatggcAGGTTGAAGTAGGGGAAATGGACATGTATTACGTAATTGTACAAGAAATTGAAGACAAGTTGGACGTAAGGGTGAAGAAAGTGCCTCTCCAACAAGACGTGGACCCTCTACTGAAAATTATTGagacaataaaaatccaaccaagatCCAAGTTACCCCTACAGGAACGATTAGAGGAGCCTCAAATGCTACTGATAAGgtagtaattatttaatactttacctaaataatctttaaatttctgagttatgcaaaaataatataatataactaacattcttcaaccaaattttcatgcaatagTACTATATTCATGATAGAGTTTCTGAAAACTTCCGCTCTTTAAAGGAGGTTGCGGCTTTTATACTCTATAGTTGTCCGAGGAGTGATCTAGTGTTGGATCAAGTTAATTCAAAatctataaattcattttatctttgatcaaaatttatgtggatatgttttattttataacttttcaactatagaagattataaaaaatgaatgaactatTATGTCATTTTGTCAGGATGCATATTAAGACTTCCTAATAAAACTTCCTAAACATTCATGTTTTTAACTCTTATCTTTGTTATATGTTCTTATCTTAATAGGCATTCTATCAGATCCGGGCAatgaaaatccaaataaaatggATAATGAAGTGTTGGAGATCATTGCTTGCactttaattgatttatagccAGTAAATTTTCTCGTTATTATTTTCCTATTATTTTGTCaacatacataattaaaaaagaaattttaaattcgaagatcttttgccttttcaaaagcttttgaggcgaggagagggtgtaggagtattttgaggccGTCACCGCGGCCCCATTGcaggaggagcaaactcccatTTCTAATATAATGGAGGGTACCAGTACGCCTTGGGGTGATGCAGTGCAGATAATTCGGCATAGAGGATGGTTTTTTATGTCGCCAGGCTGGCTGTCTGGTCTTCTAAGTATAACCGGGATAGTGTGCCTGATAATGCTACGAGGTCGTATCCTACTAATGTAGGAGCTAGTTCATATTACGGTAGGTGGTACGATTATGTGTCTGGGCTGGCAAATCAGTTTCACGATGTAGTGCATGCAGCAGAGCAGCCATTGGGGAacggttgcacccaatctcaattgaagattgttgctgagttggtgaatatcaaggtCGTTGGCCATTTTCTTAGATATATATGTGACCAAATATCCCAGTGGGTTGATATATAGTAACGCAACCACACCTTGTCCCAGGATTACTATACTacgaagaaattgataagaaactTAGGTTTACCTATTGGAAGATTGATGTGTGTAAAAATGGTTGCATGTTATACTGGAAGGTGATCCTTGACTATTGcatgttttgtggagaagctAGGTACAAGTCAACCAGGGCGCGAAATCCTAATCGCAAAAGGACAGCGTATACTAGCCTTAGGTACCTGCCGATTACCCCTCGCCTACAAAGGTTGTATGCTTCAGAAGCGATTGACGAGCAAATGACGTGGCATGCTAATAATCTAACGAAAGAGGGATCCGTATTCAATCCGTCTGATGCAGATACATGGAGGCATTTTGATCGAACATATCCTCATTTTGTAGTAGAGCCCCGTAATGT from Sesamum indicum cultivar Zhongzhi No. 13 linkage group LG3, S_indicum_v1.0, whole genome shotgun sequence harbors:
- the LOC105157506 gene encoding probable disease resistance protein RF45, with the translated sequence MRLKNIFVGIKEDIKQLESVLTTDDKSNGVISICGMGGLGKTTLATKIYNGEAVQRCFKYRAWVCVSQQFQPKTIFRRLLKQLLPNESEEQDKDTLVRKFYQVQRDRKCLLVLDDVWEVDHWNCLRRAFPIAEADSKVLLTTRNQNIASRGYVHNLKCLDEDEGCELLQKIAFPNNYSQDSYTEIKLLEEYGREIVKKCGYLPLPISVIGGTLHHEKASIEWKNVCRNLDSCLENDKGVNQILDLSYNVLPYNLKLCLLYLACFKEDEEIDIEKLYLLWMGRGESLRDVAERYLFELANRCMVEVEIDKLPLYNRFKSCRLHDMIPDFCLSKGKKEGFLETLNVKNTIRLPNYIYKMRHLRYLFLGFLHESVGGEKLKLEGLNEVEMITGFNSLVDDITHLLKLPKLRVFEGRIFYEESLSMIVDHILNHQEQFRDVQLNIDMGVNMDSEDGSTLLKRLVMCHSLHYLSIAYCRVSKLPTYEVQLYQNVIELQLVDTRIEEDAIKILEKLPMLRVLGLRRNPYMGREMWRVEKGAMPNLSNLVIAKCSKLKMIPDGLEFINTLKTLIIIMSEEFVKRVGVVDGEEGEDYHKIKHIPFIDIYYYD